One stretch of Clupea harengus chromosome 2, Ch_v2.0.2, whole genome shotgun sequence DNA includes these proteins:
- the LOC116223556 gene encoding immunoglobulin kappa light chain-like, with product MKTHPSAMTFISMVIWTLVLFFQESRGQFTATQTPATSAVRPGESVTLKCKTSTGIGYIFIGCANCLSWYLQTPGEAPKLLVHGINTRHSGTPDRFSGGGSIRGSDFTLTISGVQTEDAGVYYCMGVMYSGTSPVWTFGSGSRLEVGTPTPPVLTVLPPSREEVSAGRSATLVCVARGGYPSDWRLSWRLDGGVEEGGEASAGLLGEDGLYSWSSSLTLSASRWPQISSAHCEASHSSQRSVTRILSREQCSD from the exons ATGAAGACTCATCCCTCAGCCATGACCTTCATCTCCATGGTGATCTGGACCCTCGTGCTGTTCTTCCAAG AGTCCAGGGGTCAGTTCACTGCGACTCAGACTCCAGCTACATCAGCTGTTCGTCCAGGAGAATCCGTCACTCTGAAGTGTAAAACCAGCACTGGAATTGGATACATATTCATTGGGTGTGCTAACTGTCTGTCCTGGTACCTGCAGACACCTGGAGAAGCTCCTAAACTCCTTGTGCATGGTATCAACACTCGTCACTCAGGCACTCCTGATAGATTCAGTGGAGGTGGATCAATCCGAGGGTCTGACTTCACTCTGACCATCAGTGGAGTCCAGACTGAAGATGCTGGAGTTTACTACTGCATGGGTGTCATGTACAGTGGAACTAGCCCCGT GTGGACTTTCGGCAGCGGCAGCAGACTGGAAGTTGGAA caCCCACCCCTCCCGTGCTGACGGTGTTGCCCCCCTCCCGTGAGGAGGTGTCGGCGGGGCGCAGTGctacgctggtgtgtgtggccaggGGGGGCTACCCCTCAGActggaggctgagctggaggctgGATGGGGGGGTTGAGGAGGGCGGGGAGGCCAGCGCTGGGCTCCTGGGGGAGGACGGCCTgtacagctggagcagcagccTGACTCTCAGCGCCTCCCGCTGGCCCCAGATCAGCTCAGCACACTGTGAGGCCAGCCACAGCTCCCAGAGGAGCGTCACACGCATCCTGAGCAGAGAGCAGTGCTCAGACTAG
- the ercc1 gene encoding DNA excision repair protein ERCC-1, with protein MEKKKFNINLDDSTFTKERSPVRPLFKASTAGGQKDPEGSLAPQPTGQPLSYAEFIIQSKGRPPPQGGGAAVGDLRQDSQVRDSQVKDSQVKDSQVKDCPGSGPSTESKELILPPSTSEGVSGNTQKQADGSGGVGSAVALAAGDDETPRQEEGQRSEGAPSVAPYQLGSGSSIIVSPRQRGNPILKFVRSVPWEFGDIVPDYVLGRTTCALFLSVRYHNLNPNYIHERLKLLGNCFSLRLLLVLVDVKDPHHVLRELARISIMVDCTLILAWSPDEAGRYLETYKSYEKKPADVLKEQVEKDYLSKVTDCLTTVKSVNKTDAVTLLSTFSSIEGIIKASKEELVLCPGLGPQKAKRLYDVLHQPFLKSGKKDS; from the exons ATGGAGAAAAAGAAGTTTAACATAAATTTAGATGACTCAACTTTCACCAAAGAAAGATCGCCG GTCCGTCCACTGTTCAAAGCCTCGACTGCAGGCGGTCAGAAAGACCCGGAAGGATCCCTAGCTCCACAGCCGACCGGTCAGCCACTCTCCTACGCTGAGTTCATAATCCAAAGCAAAGGTCGCCCACCGCCgcagggagggggggctgcGGTGGGGGATCTGAGGCAGGACTCTCAGGTGAGGGACTCTCAGGTGAAGGACTCTCAGGTGAAGGACTCTCAGGTGAAGGACTGTCCGGGTAGCGGCCCATCGACCGAGAGCAAGGAGCTAATCCTACCCCCGTCCACCTCCGAGGGGGTGTCGGGGAATACCCAGAAGCAGGCAGACGGGAGCGGAGGGGTGGGGTCCGCAGTTGCCTTGGCAGCGGGCGATGACGAGACGCCAAGGCAGGaggaaggtcagaggtcagagggcgCTCCGAGTGTCGCTCCATACCAGCTGGGTTCAGGAAGCAGCATCATCGTCAGTCCGagacag agaGGAAACCCTATCTTGAAGTTTGTGAGGAGTGTACCCTGGGAGTTTGGAGATATAGTGCCTGATTATGTCCTGGGGCGGACCACCTGTGCTCTctttctcag TGTCCGGTACCATAATCTGAACCCTAACTACATCCATGAGCGTCTGAAGCTGCTGGGAAACTGCTTCTCTCTcaggctgctgctggtgctggtggacGTG aaaGACCCCCATCATGTTCTGAGGGAACTGGCTCGGATTAGCATCATGGTCGACTGCACTCTCATACTGGCCTGGAG cccAGACGAGGCAGGTCGTTACCTGGAGACGTATAAGTCCTATGAGAAGAAGCCTGCAGACGTGCTGAAGGAGCAGGTGGAGAAGGATTACCTGTCCAAG gTGACGGACTGCCTGACCACAGTGAAGTCTGTGAATAAGACGGATGCCGTTACCCTGCTGTCCACCTTCTCA tcGATAGAAGGAATCATAAAGGCGTCTAAAGAAGAGCTGGTCCTGTGCCCTGGCCTGGGTCCTCAGAAg gcGAAGCGGCTCTATGATGTTCTCCATCAACCCTTCCTCAAGTCCGGCAAGAAGGACAGCTGA
- the LOC116223422 gene encoding GTPase IMAP family member 8-like, producing the protein MCTLYSGKIHHLSEFRIVLLGYRGAGKSSSGNTILGREEFGTVGRTAQCVKRQGQVAGRQVTVVEAPGWWRNHHSEETPELIKNEIELSVSLCPPGPHALLLVVDLDEPFTETYTRSVQKHLELLSERVWSHTIVLFTRGDWLGDTSIEQHIESEGESLQWLVEKCGNRYHVLNNQKREDHMQVTQLMEKIEEMIREILEEKRRRDEERVKERMMKVKIDRESLRSLMGDSLHLSELRIVLLGYRTAGKSSSGNTILGREEFDTVGRTAQCVKRQGQVAGRQVTVVEAPGWWKNYQLEETPELTKNEIELSVSLCPPGPHALLLVIRVDEPFTETAKSSLHEHLELLSERVWSHTIVLFTWGDWLGDTPIEQHIESEGESLQWLVEKCGNRYHVLNNEKREDHMQVTQLMEKIEEMVAGNRGRHYEME; encoded by the exons ATGTGTACTTTATACTCAGGAAAAATACATCATCTGTCAGAGTTCAGGATTGTGCTGCTGGGATACAGAGGAgctgggaagagttcatcaggaaacaccatcctgggcagagaggagtttgGTACTGTAgggagaacagctcagtgtgtgaagagacagggacAAGTAGCAGGGAGGCAAGTCACTGTGGTGGAGGCTCCAGGATGGTGGAGGAATCATCATTCAGAGGAAACTCCTGAACTGATTAAAAATGAGATTgagctcagtgtgtctctgtgtcctcctggaCCCCACGCCCTGCTACTGGTCGTAGATTTGGATGAACCATTCACAGAGACATATACAAGATCAGTGCAGAaacacctggagcttctcagtgagagagtgtggagtcacactatagtgctgttcacccGTGGAGACTGGCTGGGAGACACATCCATTGAGCAGCAtatagagagtgaaggagagagtctgcagtggctggtagagaaatgtgggaacagatatcatgtcctcaacaatcagaagagagaagatcacatgcaggttacacagctgatggagaagatagaagagatg ataaGAGAAAtattggaggagaagaggaggagagatgaagagagagtgaaagagaggatgatgaaggtgaagatagatagagagtctCTCAGATCACTGATGG GTGattctcttcatctgtcagaGTTGAGGATTGTGCTGCTGGGATACAGAACAgctgggaagagttcatcaggaaacaccatcctgggcagagaggagtttgatactgtagggagaacagctcagtgtgtgaagagacagggacAAGTAGCAGGGAGGCAGGTCACTGTGGTGGAGGCTCCAGGATGGTGGAAGAATTATCAGTTAGAGGAAACTCCTGAACTGACTAAAAATGAGATTGagctcagtgtgtctctctgtcctcctggaCCCCACGCTCTGCTGCTAGTCATACGTGTGGATGAACCATTCACAGAGACAGCGAAGAGTTCCCTACATGAACACCTGGAGCTcctcagtgagagagtgtggagtcacactatagtgctgttcacctggggagactggctgggagacacaccgattgagcagcacattgagagtgaaggagagagtctgcagtggctggtagagaaatgtgggaacagatatcatgtcctcaacaatgagaagagagaagatcacatgcaggttacacagctgatggagaagatagaagagatggtggcaggaaacaggGGACGTCAttatgagatggag